One window of the Arthrobacter sp. D5-1 genome contains the following:
- a CDS encoding type B 50S ribosomal protein L31, with translation MKSDIHPKYEAVVFNDLASGTQFLTKSTVSSSKTIEWEDGNTYPVIDVEISSESHPFYTGKQRIMDSAGRVERFNARFKGFGGKK, from the coding sequence ATGAAGTCTGATATCCACCCGAAGTACGAAGCTGTTGTTTTCAACGACCTGGCTTCCGGTACGCAGTTCCTGACCAAGTCCACCGTGTCTTCCTCGAAGACCATCGAGTGGGAAGACGGAAACACCTACCCGGTTATCGACGTCGAAATCTCTTCGGAGTCCCACCCGTTCTACACGGGCAAGCAGCGCATCATGGACTCCGCTGGCCGCGTCGAGCGCTTCAACGCCCGCTTCAAGGGCTTCGGCGGCAAGAAGTAA